The following are from one region of the Gammaproteobacteria bacterium genome:
- a CDS encoding undecaprenyl-phosphate glucose phosphotransferase, giving the protein MTVNDLPIVAFFKHLLDPFIIWSMLILTAWLYDEDFTSYYLVLVIITFFISTYIYERILIYRNWRKGRLLAYMRDTVMGWLVIVAILVFLGYATKFYNQFSKQVLLTWFIATPLMLIASHLTVRSIVTNLYNKGKLRSAIVIGANENSLSFIRHIAELPFLLVSYQGFFDERSSSRIAGNFGAQTEEPVDPAAAAAITRPDDFGSRLGGLDDVVPYIQKHNTEMVFISLPMSSQPRIQKLMDELPDTTSSIYFLPDIYIFDLMQARFEYIGDVPVVAMNESPFVGVDGVVKSVSDFVLALLIIILLSPLMACIALAVKVTSPGPVIFKQRRYGLNGEEIIVYKFRSMTVTEDGATIQQAKQNDQRLTKIGGFLRRTSLDELPQFFNVLEGKMSIVGPRPHAVAHNELYRKLIKGYMLRHMAKPGITGWAQVNGWRGETDVLEKMKARIEHDLYYLKNWSIWLDLWIIFKTISVVIKKNNAY; this is encoded by the coding sequence ATGACAGTCAACGATTTACCTATCGTAGCTTTTTTCAAGCACTTGCTCGACCCGTTCATCATCTGGAGCATGCTGATCCTGACCGCTTGGTTATACGATGAAGACTTCACCAGTTACTATCTGGTGCTGGTCATCATCACCTTCTTTATTTCCACTTATATTTACGAGCGCATCCTCATTTACCGCAATTGGCGCAAGGGCCGCTTGCTTGCCTATATGCGCGATACGGTGATGGGTTGGCTGGTGATTGTCGCTATTTTGGTATTTCTCGGTTATGCCACTAAATTTTACAATCAGTTTTCCAAACAAGTTCTGCTGACCTGGTTTATCGCCACACCGCTCATGCTGATTGCAAGCCATCTCACGGTGCGCAGCATCGTCACCAATCTGTATAACAAAGGCAAGCTACGCTCGGCGATCGTGATCGGCGCCAATGAAAACAGCTTGTCGTTCATCCGGCATATTGCCGAGCTGCCCTTTTTATTGGTCAGTTATCAAGGCTTCTTCGATGAGCGCAGCAGTTCGCGCATCGCCGGCAACTTCGGTGCGCAAACGGAAGAGCCGGTTGATCCTGCTGCGGCAGCGGCGATCACCCGGCCGGATGATTTCGGCTCGCGCTTAGGAGGACTGGATGATGTCGTGCCCTACATCCAGAAGCATAATACCGAGATGGTTTTCATCAGTTTGCCGATGTCGTCTCAGCCGCGCATTCAGAAACTGATGGATGAGTTGCCGGATACCACGTCATCGATCTATTTCCTGCCCGATATTTATATCTTCGATTTGATGCAGGCGCGCTTCGAGTACATTGGCGATGTACCGGTCGTGGCTATGAACGAATCGCCTTTTGTCGGTGTGGATGGTGTGGTGAAAAGTGTCAGCGACTTTGTACTGGCTCTGCTGATTATCATTTTGCTATCGCCTTTGATGGCGTGCATCGCCTTGGCGGTGAAAGTTACATCGCCCGGCCCGGTGATCTTCAAGCAGCGCCGCTACGGCCTCAACGGCGAGGAGATCATCGTGTATAAATTCCGCTCCATGACGGTCACCGAGGATGGTGCCACTATTCAGCAGGCCAAGCAGAACGATCAACGCTTGACCAAAATCGGTGGCTTCCTGCGCCGCACGTCATTGGACGAACTGCCGCAATTCTTCAATGTGCTGGAGGGCAAAATGAGCATCGTCGGCCCGCGTCCGCACGCGGTGGCGCATAACGAACTCTATCGCAAGCTGATCAAGGGCTATATGCTGCGTCATATGGCCAAACCCGGCATCACTGGTTGGGCTCAGGTCAACGGCTGGCGCGGTGAAACCGATGTGCTGGAAAAAATGAAAGCGCGCATCGAGCACGACCTCTACTATCTCAAAAACTGGTCCATCTGGCTCGACCTCTGGATCATCTTCAAAACCATCAGCGTCGTCATCAAAAAAAATAATGCTTATTAG
- the folD gene encoding bifunctional methylenetetrahydrofolate dehydrogenase/methenyltetrahydrofolate cyclohydrolase FolD, whose protein sequence is MSAQIIDGKKLAESVRAEWKARAEKLTQSGTKPGLAVIIVGDNAASSLYVRNKIRACSEIGIYSEVHSFQQNASQQEVLDCIQALNANPHIHGILVQLPLPSHFENNRVITSIAIEKDVDGFHLYNVGALVTGNTIFSPCTPFGVMTILERNQIPIEGQHAVVVGRSNIVGKPMAFMLLEQGATVTICTSKTRNLQQFTRNADILVVATGKSHMITAEMVKPGAVVIDVGINRLPDGKLCGDVDYATVKEVAGYITPVPGGVGPMTITMLLCNTILAAERTQAGIK, encoded by the coding sequence ATGAGCGCTCAAATTATTGATGGCAAAAAGTTGGCCGAATCGGTGCGCGCCGAATGGAAAGCGCGCGCGGAAAAACTGACGCAATCGGGTACGAAACCCGGTTTGGCGGTCATTATTGTGGGTGATAATGCGGCGTCCAGTCTGTATGTCAGAAATAAAATCAGAGCTTGCAGCGAGATCGGTATCTACTCTGAAGTGCATAGCTTTCAGCAAAATGCATCACAGCAGGAGGTGTTGGATTGCATTCAGGCGCTCAACGCCAACCCGCATATTCATGGCATTCTGGTGCAATTGCCGTTGCCATCGCACTTTGAGAATAACCGGGTGATCACATCCATCGCCATTGAGAAGGACGTGGATGGTTTTCATCTGTATAACGTCGGTGCATTGGTTACCGGCAATACGATATTTTCTCCATGTACGCCATTTGGTGTCATGACGATACTGGAAAGGAATCAAATCCCAATCGAGGGTCAGCATGCGGTTGTAGTCGGGCGCAGTAACATTGTGGGTAAACCAATGGCATTCATGCTCTTGGAACAAGGCGCGACGGTTACCATTTGCACTTCGAAAACGCGCAATTTGCAGCAATTTACCCGGAATGCGGATATTCTGGTAGTGGCAACAGGAAAGTCGCACATGATCACGGCGGAGATGGTAAAACCCGGCGCAGTTGTCATCGATGTGGGTATTAATCGACTGCCGGATGGAAAGCTCTGCGGTGATGTCGATTACGCGACTGTTAAAGAGGTGGCGGGCTATATCACGCCGGTTCCGGGAGGTGTCGGGCCGATGACCATTACCATGTTGTTATGTAATACTATTCTGGCTGCGGAACGTACCCAAGCCGGTATAAAATAG
- the iscR gene encoding Fe-S cluster assembly transcriptional regulator IscR: MRLTTKGRFAVTALLDLALQKSNHPVTLADISQRQKISLSYLEQLFAKLRQSELVDSVRGPGGGYCLAKDLDKVSIADIILAVDEPIDATQCGGKENCHNDSKCMTHDLWAKLNELIFEYLGAVTLKELVDNQIDRQNETIVPLLDMRDMRDMRESTVA, translated from the coding sequence ATGAGATTAACAACGAAAGGAAGATTTGCAGTAACTGCATTGTTGGATCTTGCATTACAAAAAAGCAACCATCCCGTCACACTTGCGGATATTAGCCAGCGACAAAAAATTTCACTGTCATATTTGGAGCAATTATTCGCAAAATTACGCCAATCCGAACTAGTGGATAGTGTACGCGGCCCCGGAGGCGGTTACTGTCTTGCAAAAGATCTTGACAAAGTATCAATAGCCGACATCATTCTTGCTGTTGATGAGCCCATTGATGCCACTCAATGTGGCGGTAAAGAAAATTGCCATAATGACAGCAAATGTATGACGCATGACCTATGGGCGAAGCTTAACGAACTTATTTTTGAATATCTTGGCGCGGTAACCTTGAAAGAACTGGTCGACAATCAGATAGATCGGCAAAATGAAACCATTGTCCCACTGCTTGATATGCGTGACATGCGCGATATGCGTGAATCGACCGTTGCATAA
- the aceE gene encoding pyruvate dehydrogenase (acetyl-transferring), homodimeric type, with protein MEQQPDIDPQETQEWLDALDSVIANAGGERAHFLLEKLIEKARRSGAYLPYSATTAYINTIPPGKEEHLPGNTAIEHRIRSYVRWNAMAMVLRANKNTNVGGHIASFASAATLYDVGYNHFWHAPCETHGGDLVYLQGHSSPGAYAYAFLSGELSEAQVNNFRQEAGGNGLPSYPHPWLMPTFWQFPTVSMGLGPLMAIYQARFMKYLGSRGMVNTDGRKIWAFMGDGEMDEPESLGAISLASREKLDNLIFVVNCNLQRLDGPVRGNGKIIQELEGAFRGAGWNVVKVIWGSYWDPLLAKDTKGLLQKRMMECVDGEYQNFKARDGAYVREHFFGKYPELLEMVANMSDDDIWRLNRGGHDPYKVYAAYAAAVKHTGQPTVILAKTIKGYGMGEAGEAQNITHQQKKMGTTSLKAFRNRFGLDVPDDKIEDIPYLTFTEDSAELKYLRERRTALGGTFHRRKTSAQALQVPPLSAFQALLKVSGEGHESSTTMAFVRILNILVKDKQIGKHIVPIVADESRTFGMEGMFRQLGIWSSVGQLYTPQDAEQLMYYKEDKHGQILQEGICEAGAMSSWIAAATSYSTHGIQMIPFFIFYSMFGFQRIGDLAWAAGDMRCRGFLLGGTAGRTTLNGEGLQHEDGHSHVVASTIPNCVSYDPAFAYELAVIIQDGLRRMYQEQEDIYYYITVMNENYSHPEMPAGAEKDILKGMYLFSEASAGENEPHVQLLGAGTILREVIAAAAILKQEYGVSADVWSVTSFNELRREALAVTRWNMLHPEQPAKTSHVENCFKGRQGPVVAATDYMKIYADQIREFVPGRYRVLGTDGFGRSDTRQKLRRFFEVDRYYITVAALKTLSEEGKVGAQQVAQAIEKYGIDPEKPNPAIS; from the coding sequence ATGGAACAGCAACCGGATATTGATCCGCAGGAAACGCAAGAATGGCTGGATGCGCTCGATTCGGTTATTGCCAATGCCGGTGGCGAGCGCGCGCATTTTCTTCTGGAAAAACTGATAGAGAAAGCTCGCCGCTCCGGAGCTTACCTGCCTTATAGCGCCACGACGGCGTATATCAACACCATACCGCCGGGCAAGGAAGAGCATCTGCCGGGCAATACCGCAATCGAACACCGGATTCGTTCGTATGTGCGTTGGAATGCCATGGCCATGGTATTACGTGCCAACAAAAATACCAATGTCGGCGGTCACATCGCCAGCTTTGCGTCAGCCGCAACGCTCTATGATGTGGGTTACAACCATTTCTGGCACGCACCGTGCGAAACACATGGCGGCGATCTGGTTTACCTGCAAGGACATTCTTCACCGGGCGCTTACGCGTATGCTTTTCTATCCGGTGAATTGAGTGAAGCGCAAGTGAATAATTTTCGCCAGGAGGCGGGCGGTAATGGTTTGCCGTCGTATCCGCATCCCTGGTTGATGCCGACTTTCTGGCAATTTCCGACGGTTTCAATGGGGCTTGGGCCGTTGATGGCGATTTATCAGGCGCGCTTCATGAAATATCTGGGCAGCCGTGGCATGGTCAATACCGACGGCCGTAAGATCTGGGCCTTCATGGGCGACGGTGAAATGGATGAACCTGAATCACTCGGTGCCATCTCATTGGCGTCGCGCGAGAAACTCGATAATCTGATTTTTGTGGTGAATTGCAATCTGCAACGCCTGGATGGTCCGGTACGTGGCAACGGCAAAATTATTCAAGAACTGGAAGGCGCGTTTCGCGGTGCCGGCTGGAATGTCGTCAAGGTAATTTGGGGGTCATACTGGGATCCGTTATTGGCGAAGGACACCAAGGGGTTATTGCAGAAACGCATGATGGAGTGTGTGGACGGCGAATACCAGAACTTTAAGGCCCGAGACGGTGCGTATGTGCGCGAACACTTTTTCGGTAAATACCCGGAGCTGCTGGAAATGGTCGCCAATATGTCGGATGACGATATCTGGCGGTTAAACCGCGGCGGACATGATCCTTATAAAGTCTACGCGGCGTATGCTGCGGCGGTAAAGCATACCGGGCAACCGACTGTGATTTTGGCGAAAACGATCAAAGGGTACGGTATGGGCGAAGCGGGCGAAGCGCAGAATATCACCCATCAGCAGAAAAAAATGGGAACGACCTCATTAAAAGCTTTCCGTAATCGTTTCGGCTTGGATGTTCCCGATGACAAAATCGAGGACATTCCCTATCTGACTTTTACCGAAGATTCAGCGGAATTGAAGTATCTGCGGGAACGCCGGACGGCCTTGGGCGGCACTTTTCACCGGCGTAAAACCAGCGCACAAGCACTACAAGTGCCGCCTTTGTCCGCTTTTCAGGCTTTGCTGAAGGTTAGCGGTGAAGGTCACGAATCATCCACCACCATGGCATTTGTGCGGATTTTGAATATCCTGGTGAAAGACAAGCAAATCGGTAAGCATATCGTGCCGATTGTCGCCGACGAATCGCGTACCTTCGGCATGGAAGGGATGTTCCGGCAACTGGGTATCTGGTCATCGGTCGGACAATTGTATACCCCGCAGGATGCGGAGCAGTTGATGTATTACAAGGAAGATAAGCACGGCCAGATTCTGCAGGAGGGCATTTGCGAAGCCGGTGCCATGTCGTCCTGGATCGCGGCGGCGACTTCTTACAGTACGCACGGTATTCAAATGATCCCGTTTTTTATTTTTTACTCCATGTTCGGTTTTCAGCGCATTGGTGATTTGGCGTGGGCGGCCGGCGACATGCGCTGTCGCGGTTTTTTGCTAGGCGGAACGGCGGGGCGCACGACATTGAACGGCGAAGGGTTGCAGCACGAAGACGGGCATAGTCATGTTGTGGCGTCGACAATCCCCAATTGCGTTTCATACGACCCGGCATTTGCCTATGAATTGGCGGTCATTATTCAAGATGGCCTGCGCCGCATGTATCAGGAGCAGGAAGATATCTATTATTACATCACGGTGATGAATGAAAACTACTCACACCCTGAAATGCCGGCCGGTGCCGAAAAGGATATCTTGAAAGGAATGTATTTATTCAGTGAAGCAAGCGCGGGTGAAAATGAGCCGCACGTGCAATTGCTGGGGGCCGGAACCATCCTGCGCGAGGTTATTGCGGCAGCGGCAATACTGAAACAAGAATACGGCGTGAGCGCGGATGTTTGGAGTGTCACCAGTTTCAACGAATTGCGGCGTGAAGCTTTGGCTGTTACCCGCTGGAACATGTTGCATCCGGAGCAGCCGGCAAAAACATCGCATGTGGAGAACTGTTTCAAAGGACGGCAAGGTCCCGTTGTTGCTGCGACCGATTATATGAAGATTTATGCGGATCAGATCCGTGAGTTTGTTCCCGGACGGTATCGTGTGCTCGGTACCGATGGTTTCGGCCGTTCCGATACGCGTCAGAAGTTGCGCCGCTTCTTTGAAGTCGATCGCTACTATATTACCGTGGCGGCACTCAAGACGTTATCGGAGGAAGGGAAAGTCGGCGCGCAACAAGTCGCCCAAGCCATTGAGAAATACGGTATCGATCCGGAAAAACCCAACCCGGCGATCAGTTAA
- the metF gene encoding methylenetetrahydrofolate reductase [NAD(P)H] produces MESQKKFSPTFSFELFPPQTPEGVEKLRLTRQQLARFNPKFFSVTFGAGGSTRERTLETVLEIQTEGHVVAPHLSCIGSTQENIRAILEKYHQAGIRHIVALRGDLPSGMAQAGEFRYASELVAFIRQEYGTSFHIEVAAYPEYHPQARSAQSDFENFKRKIETGASSAITQYFYNADAYFHFVELCEAAGLNIPVVPGIMPINKFSQLVRFSDTCGAEIPRWIRKKLESFGDDSQSIQAFGLDIVTDLCERLLQAGAPGLHFYTLNSANLTSIIWQRLNLQSNSN; encoded by the coding sequence ATGGAATCACAAAAAAAATTTTCCCCTACCTTCAGTTTTGAACTTTTTCCACCGCAAACACCGGAAGGTGTTGAGAAACTGCGGTTAACACGCCAGCAACTGGCGCGATTCAATCCCAAATTTTTTTCAGTGACCTTCGGTGCCGGGGGGTCGACGCGCGAGCGGACGCTTGAGACTGTGCTGGAGATTCAAACGGAAGGTCATGTCGTCGCGCCGCATCTTTCCTGCATCGGTTCAACGCAAGAGAATATTCGCGCCATTCTGGAAAAGTATCATCAGGCCGGGATTCGCCATATCGTTGCATTACGCGGCGATTTGCCTTCCGGGATGGCGCAAGCCGGCGAGTTTCGTTACGCCAGTGAACTGGTGGCTTTTATCCGGCAGGAATATGGAACTTCTTTTCATATCGAGGTGGCGGCTTATCCGGAATATCATCCGCAGGCACGGTCTGCACAATCGGATTTCGAGAATTTCAAACGTAAAATCGAAACCGGTGCGAGTTCGGCGATTACCCAGTATTTCTACAATGCCGATGCTTATTTTCATTTTGTCGAATTGTGCGAAGCAGCCGGTTTGAATATTCCTGTTGTTCCGGGCATCATGCCGATTAATAAATTCTCGCAATTGGTACGGTTTTCGGATACCTGTGGAGCAGAAATTCCGCGCTGGATCCGTAAGAAACTGGAAAGTTTTGGCGACGATAGCCAGTCCATTCAGGCTTTTGGATTGGATATCGTTACCGATTTATGTGAGCGGTTATTACAAGCAGGTGCGCCCGGATTGCATTTTTATACACTGAACTCCGCCAACCTTACTTCTATAATTTGGCAACGGCTCAATCTCCAGAGCAATAGCAATTAA
- a CDS encoding methionine adenosyltransferase, with translation MSEYLFTSESVSEGHPDKVADQISDAVLDAILSQDANARVACETLCSTGLIVLSGEITTHASVDYNIIARETVKNIGYTSSNIGFDSTTCAVLTAFNKQSPDIAQGVNRSKEEEMDQGAGDQGLMFGYACDETPQLMPMPIFYAHRLVERQAELRKKGQLPWLRPDAKSQVSVRYQNGKPQQIETVVISTQHDPDISHAALTEAVIEEVIKPVLPSAMISNRIQYLVNPTGRFVVGGPMGDCGLTGRKIIVDSYGGAAHHGGGAFSGKDPSKVDRSATYAGRYVAKNIVAAGIASRCEVQVAYAIGVARPVSLMVNTFGTGKIADEKIVQLIEKHFDLRPRGIIHALNLLRPIYAKTAAYGHFGRELPEFTWEATDKAAQLRADAGL, from the coding sequence ATGAGTGAATATCTTTTTACTTCTGAGTCTGTTTCTGAAGGGCATCCTGATAAGGTCGCCGATCAGATTTCTGATGCTGTATTGGATGCGATCCTGAGTCAAGATGCTAATGCACGGGTTGCGTGCGAAACGCTGTGCAGTACTGGGTTGATTGTATTATCGGGTGAAATTACGACCCATGCATCGGTTGATTACAACATTATTGCACGTGAGACGGTCAAGAATATCGGTTACACCAGTTCGAATATCGGTTTTGATTCTACGACTTGTGCTGTTTTGACGGCATTCAATAAGCAATCGCCTGATATTGCACAAGGTGTCAACCGTTCCAAAGAGGAAGAAATGGATCAAGGAGCAGGTGACCAAGGGTTGATGTTCGGTTATGCGTGCGATGAAACGCCGCAGTTAATGCCTATGCCGATCTTTTATGCGCACCGCCTGGTTGAGCGGCAAGCGGAGTTGAGAAAAAAAGGTCAGTTGCCTTGGTTGCGTCCCGATGCCAAATCGCAGGTTTCGGTGCGCTATCAGAATGGTAAACCACAGCAAATCGAGACAGTCGTAATTTCCACACAGCATGATCCTGATATTTCCCATGCTGCATTGACCGAAGCGGTAATTGAAGAAGTCATCAAGCCGGTATTGCCTTCCGCGATGATCAGCAATCGTATTCAATATCTGGTCAATCCAACCGGGCGGTTTGTGGTCGGTGGTCCGATGGGTGATTGCGGTTTGACCGGCCGTAAAATCATCGTCGATAGCTACGGTGGCGCGGCGCATCATGGCGGCGGCGCATTTTCGGGTAAAGATCCTTCCAAGGTGGATCGGTCTGCGACCTATGCCGGACGCTATGTGGCAAAAAATATCGTGGCTGCGGGAATCGCCAGCAGATGTGAAGTGCAAGTTGCTTACGCCATTGGTGTCGCGCGTCCTGTTTCGCTGATGGTCAATACATTTGGCACCGGCAAAATTGCCGATGAAAAGATCGTGCAATTGATCGAGAAACATTTTGATTTACGCCCTCGAGGCATTATTCATGCACTAAACCTGTTGCGTCCTATTTATGCCAAAACAGCAGCATATGGTCATTTTGGACGCGAGCTTCCGGAATTTACCTGGGAAGCGACCGATAAGGCTGCACAATTGCGTGCGGATGCCGGCCTCTAA
- a CDS encoding adenosylhomocysteinase, translating to MNAVLSPNFNDYKVADISLAEWGRKEIAIAETEMPGLMALRKEYASQKPLAGARIAGSLHMTIQTAVLIETLVTLGAEVRWASCNIFSTQDHAAAAIAARNIPVFAYKGESLEDYWEYAHRIFEWTAGGQSVGANMILDDGGDATLLLILGTKAEKNPAIIANPSNEEETALFASIKKKLASEPGWYSKNLARIRGVTEETTTGVHRLYEMQKNGELPFPAFNVNDSVTKSKFDNLYGCRESLVDGIKRATDVMIAGKIAVVCGYGDVGKGCAQSLRGLGATVWITEIDPICALQAAMEGYRVVTMDDACSQADIFVTATGNLRVITHDHMLNMKDQAIVCNIGHFDSEIDIASIQKYSWENIKPQVDHVIFPTGRRIIVLAQGRLVNLGCATGHPSFVMSSSFTNQVLAQMELWQNGASYQKNVYVLPKHLDEKVARLHLGKLGVKLTELTDEQANYLGLSKNGPFKPQMYRY from the coding sequence ATGAACGCTGTGCTTAGCCCCAACTTTAACGACTACAAAGTTGCCGATATTTCATTGGCGGAATGGGGACGTAAGGAAATCGCCATCGCGGAAACGGAAATGCCGGGTTTGATGGCATTACGTAAGGAATATGCCAGCCAAAAACCGTTGGCGGGTGCGCGCATTGCCGGTTCTTTGCATATGACGATTCAAACGGCTGTACTGATTGAAACGCTGGTTACCCTTGGCGCCGAAGTTCGCTGGGCTTCCTGCAATATATTTTCCACACAGGATCATGCAGCTGCGGCAATCGCTGCCAGAAACATCCCGGTATTCGCCTATAAAGGTGAATCTCTCGAGGATTACTGGGAATACGCGCATCGGATTTTTGAATGGACGGCTGGCGGACAATCGGTCGGCGCCAATATGATTCTGGACGATGGCGGAGACGCGACATTATTGTTGATTCTGGGCACAAAGGCCGAGAAAAATCCTGCGATTATTGCTAATCCGAGCAATGAGGAAGAAACCGCATTATTTGCCTCCATCAAAAAGAAATTGGCATCCGAGCCCGGCTGGTATTCAAAAAATCTGGCCCGGATACGCGGTGTAACCGAGGAAACTACGACCGGCGTGCATCGTTTGTATGAAATGCAAAAAAATGGCGAGTTGCCGTTCCCCGCTTTCAACGTCAACGATTCCGTCACCAAATCAAAGTTTGATAATCTGTACGGTTGCAGGGAATCGCTGGTCGATGGCATCAAGCGCGCCACGGACGTCATGATTGCCGGAAAAATCGCTGTGGTTTGCGGTTATGGCGATGTCGGTAAGGGCTGTGCGCAGTCATTGCGCGGTCTGGGAGCTACCGTCTGGATCACGGAAATCGATCCCATTTGCGCCTTGCAGGCGGCAATGGAAGGCTATCGCGTGGTCACGATGGACGATGCTTGCAGTCAAGCGGATATTTTCGTTACCGCAACCGGTAATCTGCGTGTCATTACGCATGATCACATGCTGAACATGAAAGACCAGGCGATTGTTTGCAATATCGGCCACTTCGACTCCGAGATCGATATCGCATCGATACAAAAATACTCATGGGAAAATATCAAACCGCAAGTGGATCATGTCATATTCCCGACCGGACGCCGCATCATCGTGCTGGCGCAAGGCCGGTTGGTGAATTTAGGATGTGCTACCGGTCATCCTTCCTTTGTCATGTCCAGTTCGTTTACCAATCAAGTATTGGCGCAAATGGAATTGTGGCAGAACGGCGCAAGCTATCAGAAGAACGTCTATGTATTGCCGAAACATCTGGATGAAAAAGTGGCGCGCTTGCACCTTGGCAAATTGGGTGTGAAACTCACTGAATTGACCGATGAGCAGGCAAACTACCTGGGATTGAGCAAGAACGGTCCGTTTAAACCGCAAATGTATCGCTATTGA
- the sufB gene encoding Fe-S cluster assembly protein SufB: MSAVLQSLVNQPYKHGFVTDIESDIAPKGLNEDIIRLISAKKDEPEWLLSFRLQAYQKWLTMTEPEWQNVHYPKIDFQAISYYSAPKPKKKLASMDEVDPELLRTFEKLGVPMHERAALAGVAVDVIFDSVSVATTYKQKLAEVGIIFCSISEAVHTHPELVQKYLGTVVPIGDNYFAALNSAVFTDGSFCFIPKGVKCPMDLSTYFRINTEGSGQFERTLIIAEEGASVSYLEGCTAPRFDTNQLHAAVVELIALDNADIKYSTVQNWYAGDEKGIGGIYNFVTKRGLAKGANSRISWTQVETGSAITWKYPSCILRGDNSVGEFYSVAVTNNYQQADTGTKMIHIGKNTRSTIVSKGITAGHSNSSYRGLVRIAPMAEGARNYSQCDSMLIGDQCGAHTFPYIQVHNNSATVEHEASTSKIGEDQLFYFSQRGIGAEEAVSMIINGFCKDVFQQLPMEFAVEATKLLSFKLEGSVG, from the coding sequence ATGAGTGCCGTATTGCAAAGTCTGGTTAATCAACCGTATAAGCATGGCTTCGTCACTGATATTGAGTCCGATATTGCACCCAAAGGACTGAATGAAGACATCATCCGGTTAATATCGGCCAAGAAAGATGAACCCGAGTGGCTTTTGTCATTCCGTCTGCAAGCCTATCAAAAATGGCTGACTATGACCGAACCTGAATGGCAGAATGTTCATTACCCTAAAATTGATTTTCAGGCCATCAGCTACTATTCAGCGCCAAAACCGAAGAAAAAGCTGGCCAGCATGGATGAAGTCGATCCCGAATTGTTACGCACATTTGAAAAGCTCGGGGTACCGATGCACGAACGCGCAGCATTGGCCGGAGTGGCGGTTGATGTTATTTTCGATAGCGTTTCGGTTGCTACGACTTACAAGCAAAAACTTGCGGAAGTAGGCATCATTTTCTGCTCTATTTCCGAGGCGGTGCATACGCACCCGGAGCTTGTGCAAAAATACTTGGGTACTGTCGTTCCGATCGGCGATAACTATTTCGCAGCCTTGAATTCCGCGGTATTTACCGACGGCTCTTTCTGCTTCATTCCGAAAGGCGTCAAATGCCCGATGGATTTGTCCACGTATTTCCGCATTAATACCGAAGGATCCGGGCAATTTGAAAGAACCCTGATCATCGCCGAAGAAGGCGCTTCCGTCTCCTATCTCGAAGGCTGCACTGCACCGCGCTTCGACACCAATCAATTGCATGCAGCCGTTGTTGAGTTGATTGCACTGGACAATGCGGATATCAAATATTCGACAGTGCAAAACTGGTATGCCGGTGATGAGAAAGGTATCGGCGGCATCTACAATTTTGTCACCAAGCGGGGACTGGCAAAAGGCGCCAATTCCCGTATCTCCTGGACACAAGTGGAAACCGGCTCTGCCATCACTTGGAAATATCCGTCGTGCATTTTACGCGGCGACAACTCGGTCGGTGAGTTTTATTCCGTAGCTGTCACCAACAATTACCAGCAAGCGGATACCGGCACCAAAATGATTCACATCGGAAAAAATACGCGCAGCACCATCGTCAGCAAAGGCATTACCGCAGGTCACTCAAACAGCAGCTACCGCGGGCTGGTGCGTATCGCCCCGATGGCGGAAGGCGCTCGTAACTATTCGCAGTGCGATTCCATGCTGATCGGCGATCAATGCGGCGCGCATACTTTTCCCTATATACAAGTGCACAATAATAGCGCCACGGTTGAGCACGAAGCTTCCACCTCCAAGATCGGCGAAGATCAGCTTTTTTATTTCTCGCAACGCGGCATCGGCGCGGAAGAAGCTGTTTCGATGATCATCAACGGTTTTTGTAAAGACGTATTCCAGCAACTGCCGATGGAATTTGCCGTTGAAGCCACCAAGCTCCTAAGCTTCAAACTGGAGGGAAGTGTCGGATGA
- a CDS encoding iron-sulfur cluster assembly accessory protein, whose amino-acid sequence MSITLTENAARHIRQQLSKRGKGFALRVGIKKSGCSGFSYTFDYADEITSNDQLFESHEAKIVVDTSSLPYLDGSQIDFTKDGLNCSFKFINPNIDNTCGCGDSFSIKEAAKL is encoded by the coding sequence ATGTCCATTACCTTAACTGAAAATGCCGCAAGACATATCCGACAGCAACTTTCAAAGCGCGGAAAAGGTTTTGCGTTGCGTGTCGGAATCAAGAAGTCCGGATGTTCGGGATTTTCTTATACTTTCGATTATGCAGACGAGATCACATCAAATGATCAATTATTTGAGTCCCATGAGGCAAAAATTGTTGTAGATACGAGTAGCCTGCCATATCTCGATGGTTCTCAAATTGATTTCACCAAGGATGGTCTCAATTGCTCTTTCAAATTTATCAATCCGAATATTGACAATACATGCGGTTGCGGTGACAGCTTTAGTATAAAAGAAGCTGCTAAGCTTTAA